A segment of the Alphaproteobacteria bacterium genome:
TACCATTGGTAAGATCAATTTCCCCTGAACACGCCGGAGTTCGCATCGTGAGCAATGAAAGCACCAACAAAGAGATCTTGAAGACCGCCTACACCAAGTGGCACGACACCAGGGGCGGCAGCGTCGATCATTGGCTATCCATCATGGCCGATAAGATCGATTTCAGATCCTTGGCCGACGGAGAAGGCGGTTTGAATTTCACCAAGTCGGTCGAGTCGCGGGCGGACATGGAGGGCTATTTTGCCGGCCTCAGCGAC
Coding sequences within it:
- a CDS encoding nuclear transport factor 2 family protein; amino-acid sequence: MSNESTNKEILKTAYTKWHDTRGGSVDHWLSIMADKIDFRSLADGEGGLNFTKSVESRADMEGYFAGLSD